The proteins below are encoded in one region of Triticum aestivum cultivar Chinese Spring chromosome 1B, IWGSC CS RefSeq v2.1, whole genome shotgun sequence:
- the LOC123143824 gene encoding uncharacterized protein, with protein sequence MARDGASAERRRVALRVLLARGEGASSSSSPPPRGPEEEAPRGKQQQWLALRLRDLGCASAAASRAHAPVAASASVRPAAEEEGEGEEEDDDEWRASRQQRRRRRRERRGARVAGGGGGGVAAAGDVWCTCTPGIPFAAEASSVDCVVARHHHTAAPGRRGDGERRHRERTAEQRARRVTMREHISTSFMDSPPRFHMPFHDADLPHSGRHRHAHPYDRTDEEIMMFRTRLLLGRMGMYDQYQDWRLDVDNMNYEELLALEDRIGYVSTGLREDEIVRGLRVGKHLPFDRKHFSTETERSCSICQEEFEASEEIGKLSCGHGYHVHCIKQWLSRKNACPLCKVAVSKP encoded by the exons ATGGCCCGCGACGGCGCGTCGGCGGAGCGGCGCCGGGTGGCGCTGCGGGTGCTGCTCGCGCGGGGCGAGggcgcctcctcgtcctcctctcccccgccgCGGGGGCCCGAGGAGGAGGCGCCGCGGGGCAAGCAGCAGCAGTGGCTCGCGCTGCGCCTGCGCGACCTCGGCTGCGCGTCCGCCGCCGCGTCCCGGGCCCACGCGCCCGTCGCCGCCTCGGCCTCCGTGCGCCCGGCCGCggaagaggagggggaaggggaggaggaggacgacgacgagtggCGCGCGagccggcagcagcggcggcggaggcggagggagaggaggggcgcgagggtcgcgggcggcggaggaggcggcgtcgCGGCTGCTGGGGACGTGTGGTGCACCTGCACCCCGGGGATTCCCTTCGCCGCCGAGGCGTCCTCGGTCGACTGCGTCGTCGCGCGCCACCACCACACGGCGGCTCCCGGCCGCCGCGGGGACGGGGAGAGGCGACACCGGGAG AGGACCGCGGAGCAGCGGGCGCGCAGGGTCACCATGCGGGAGCACATATccacctccttcatggactcgCCGCCGCGCTTCCACATGCCCTTCCACGACGCCGACCTCCCGCATTCAGGCCGCCACCGCCACGCCCACCCCTACGACAGGACCGACGAAGAG ATAATGATGTTTCGAACGAGACTGCTGTTGGGAAGAATGGGCATGTATGATCAATATCAGGATTGGCGCCTCGATGTCGATAACATGAATTACGAG GAGCTACTCGCGCTCGAGGACAGGATCGGCTACGTAAGCACAGGGCTGCGAGAAGACGAGATTGTTCGCGGCCTTAGGGTTGGCAAACACCTGCCGTTCGACCGCAAACATTTCTCAACAGAGACGGAGCGGAGCTGCAGCATTTGCCAA GAAGAGTTTGAAGCAAGCGAAGAGATCGGGAAGCTGAGCTGCGGGCACGGCTACCATGTGCACTGCATCAAGCAGTGGCTCTCCCGGAAGAACGCCTGCCCACTTTGCAAGGTCGCCGTCTCAAAACCATGA
- the LOC123143820 gene encoding protein PLASTID MOVEMENT IMPAIRED 15, with protein sequence MAAMEGGARVRTARGYGGGNESVSVGDGMSIFGQSQSQSIDVRRRGKPRRRATLPKVVKNVSYDVKQVARSGSGTDRLPHRRPPATPEKEKEKEKEKARVDPELFAGKTLEQLVEQAHAKAGSHGPDKDRARVVAAPEPELPAVVDKKQLERQGSRRSELLKVPRANVAGLAVDVGGARPVESSGGATYAEVMRELDRVKRELRELQREVKAAREAKGGVAMAEEEASSAATRSPGSVGAHGAKERGADHEAKEVRVAFELTGAGRSSARDTEEEVTRWTPPTMGLQRGAAMGRQSVSSELEAWLTAASSDDRRLRHGFGHSSDSEITDEGHDSSPSLQAAEAKLDMARAELESAKGESLQFTASMERTRTEAARLAEEIGRLEEQEKKAGAQVRQLEAALRDAKCRLGAVTAADEMAGEILADLEATLRQLEEETEAAEKEKALTEQEGQVVQDDADSVDAEVAAAEQRIRGSIRELEAARASEAAATERLRAAVEGAAVERASMAPRRSGNVTLPRFEYEYLTGRAEVVRAVADKKVAAAAAWVEARRAGEKEMIMRAEAIERELGLELQAVDDESVAGQQRPRDGLQRAHTSRRGAVMVKGSSAATSSRRKTPPSPSPPQSPLARHPRGQSSLAIRSYLKLVGGKCTRP encoded by the exons ATGGCGGCGATGGAGGGCGGCGCGAGGGTCCGGACGGCGCGGGGCTACGGCGGCGGCAACGAGTCCGTGTCGGTGGGCGACGGCATGAGCATCTTCGGCCAGAGCCAGAGCCAGAGCATCGACGTGCGCCGGCGCGGCAAGCCCCGGCGGCGAGCCACGCTGCCAAAGGTCGTCAAG AACGTGTCGTATGATGTCAAGCAGGTGGCGAGGTCCGGCTCCGGCACCGATCGGCTGCCGCACCGGCGTCCGCCCGCCACgccggagaaggagaaggagaaggagaaggagaaggcgcGTGTGGACCCTGAGCTGTTCGCGGGCAAGACGCTGGAGCAGCTCGTGGAGCAGGCCCACGCCAAGGCGGGGTCGCACGGGCCGGACAAGGACAGAGCGCGCGTCGTCGCTGCCCCGGAGCCTGAGCTGCCGGCGGTCGTGGACAAGAAGCAGCTGGAGCGGCAGGGGTCTCGCAGGTCCGAGCTCCTCAAAGTGCCGCGCGCGAACGTTGCCGGCCTCGCTGTGGACGTCGGTGGCGCTCGGCCGGTGGAGTCGAGCGGCGGCGCGACGTACGCTGAGGTGATGCGCGAGCTGGACCGCGTCAAGAGGGAGCTGCGGGAGCTGCAGCGCGAGGTGAAGGCCGCGAGGGAGGCCAAGGGCGGCGTGGCCATGGCCGAGGAGGAGGCGTCGTCGGCGGCGACGAGGAGCCCTGGTTCGGTCGGCGCCCACGGCGCCAAGGAACGGGGCGCCGACCACGAAGCGAAGGAGGTGCGCGTCGCCTTTGAGCTCACCGGAGCCGGCCGGTCGTCTGCGAGAGATACAGAGGAAGAGGTGACGAGGTGGACGCCACCGACCATGGGGCTGCAGAGAGGCGCGGCCATGGGCCGGCAGAGCGTGTCGAGCGAGCTCGAGGCGTGGCTCACCGCGGCGAGCTCCGACGACAGACGGCTCCGCCACGGCTTCGGCCACTCCTCGGACTCGGAGATCACCGACGAGGGGCACGACAGCTCGCCGTCGCTGCAGGCGGCGGAGGCCAAGCTGGACATGGCGCGGGCGGAGCTGGAGTCCGCCAAGGGGGAGAGCCTCCAGTTCACGGCGTCCATGGAGCGCACGCGCACGGAGGCGGCGCGGCTCGCCGAGGAGATCGGCCGGCTGGAGGAGCAGGAGAAGAAGGCCGGCGCGCAGGTGCGGCAGCTGGAGGCCGCGCTGCGCGACGCCAAGTGCCGGCTGGGCGCTGTCACGGCCGCCGACGAGATGGCCGGCGAGATCCTGGCCGACCTGGAGGCGACCCTGCGGCAGCTGGAGGAGGAGACGGAGGCGGCGGAGAAGGAGAAGGCGCTGACGGAGCAGGAGGGCCAGGTCGTCCAGGACGACGCGGACAGCGTGGATGCCGAGGTCGCGGCCGCCGAGCAGAGGATCAGGGGTTCGATCagggagctggaggcggcgagggcgtcggAGGCCGCGGCGACGGAGAGGCTGAGGGCCGCcgtggagggcgcggcggtggaGAGGGCGTCCATGGCGCCGCGGAGGTCCGGGAACGTGACGCTCCCGCGGTTCGAGTACGAGTACCTGACCGGCCGCGCCGAGGTGGTCCGCGCGGTCGCCGACAAGaaggtggccgcggcggcggcgtgggtggaGGCGCGCCGGGCCGGCGAGAAGGAGATGATCATGCGCGCCGAGGCGATCGAGAGGGAGCTCGGGCTAGAATTACAGGCCGTGGACGACGAGAGCGTGGCGGGGCAGCAGAGGCCGCGCGACGGCCTGCAGCGCGCGCACACGTCAAGGAGAGGAGCCGTGATGGTGAAAGGCTCGTCGGCGGCGACATCATCAAGAAGGAAGACGCCACcatcgccatcgccgccgcagTCGCCACTGGCGCGGCACCCGCGAGGGCAGTCGTCCCTCGCCATAAGGAGCTACCTGAAGCTCGTCGGCGGGAAATGCACGAGGCCATGA